In Arthrobacter sp. StoSoilB5, one genomic interval encodes:
- a CDS encoding HAD-IB family hydrolase, giving the protein MEESGNPLQGISGGSCRGPSQAAYTDIDGTVTAYNTIFAFLRFDAGHFRKAEAEGFLEGLRAAARSGVPRSVTNARYFSWWRGRSVSEVRELGERWADFQAASPDSWAFLEPVASLLDKHTAAGRRIVAVSASFEPALVRVRRRWPHLELLCTFPTAANGIYTGDIEEALVGDAKARAVAAHAARFSVDLSRSFAYGDHSSDLPFMALAGESLLVTPAAQNAPDPVPASDLVPAAAVKV; this is encoded by the coding sequence GTGGAAGAATCCGGAAACCCCTTGCAGGGCATCAGCGGCGGCTCATGCCGTGGCCCGTCCCAGGCCGCCTACACCGACATCGACGGTACCGTCACTGCCTACAACACCATCTTCGCGTTCCTCCGCTTCGATGCCGGCCACTTCCGCAAAGCCGAGGCGGAGGGTTTCCTTGAGGGCCTGCGGGCCGCAGCCCGAAGTGGCGTCCCGCGATCCGTGACGAACGCCCGCTACTTCAGTTGGTGGCGGGGTCGCAGCGTCAGCGAGGTCCGGGAACTCGGCGAGCGCTGGGCAGATTTCCAGGCCGCGTCACCGGACAGCTGGGCCTTCCTGGAACCCGTGGCTTCCCTTCTGGACAAGCACACCGCGGCGGGGCGGCGCATCGTGGCCGTCAGTGCGTCGTTCGAGCCAGCTTTAGTACGGGTTCGACGGCGGTGGCCGCACCTTGAGCTGCTGTGCACGTTCCCTACTGCTGCGAATGGCATCTATACCGGCGACATCGAGGAGGCCTTGGTAGGTGACGCCAAGGCGAGGGCCGTGGCAGCGCACGCTGCCCGGTTCTCGGTGGACCTGTCACGCAGCTTCGCCTATGGGGACCACAGTTCAGATCTTCCGTTCATGGCGTTGGCCGGGGAATCCCTGCTGGTCACCCCGGCGGCTCAGAACGCTCCGGACCCCGTACCGGCTTCGGACCTGGTACCCGCTGCCGCAGTGAAGGTTTGA
- a CDS encoding helix-turn-helix domain-containing protein, translating to MTLTAEQKRMKARKHYNASLDLCPARQLLEAISSKWVTLVMLALEDGQQRHSDLRKRIPGASQKMLTSTLRSLERDGLVLRHVTVSVPVRTDYELTPRGHSLLRIIFEMKEWAEEHMDDVAASRMEHDRHRLAFN from the coding sequence ATGACTCTCACGGCTGAACAGAAACGCATGAAGGCCCGGAAGCACTACAACGCTTCCCTGGATCTTTGCCCGGCACGCCAACTGCTTGAGGCCATCAGCAGCAAGTGGGTCACGTTGGTGATGCTCGCCTTGGAGGACGGGCAGCAGCGCCACAGCGACCTCCGCAAACGGATACCCGGCGCAAGCCAGAAAATGTTGACCTCCACGCTCCGCTCGCTTGAACGGGATGGACTGGTCTTACGGCATGTGACAGTCTCCGTCCCCGTGCGAACCGACTACGAGCTCACTCCGCGCGGACATTCGCTGCTGCGGATCATCTTCGAGATGAAGGAGTGGGCCGAGGAACACATGGACGACGTCGCCGCGTCCCGCATGGAACACGACCGCCACCGGCTCGCTTTCAACTAG
- a CDS encoding alpha/beta fold hydrolase: MDAGIHLFCLHHAGGTTASFAGWRFDGVHVTKLGYRGRDFRSVGAAAALMAKHIAGSQAGQLALCGHSMGAVLAFEAALRLQDSGRVLHVFLAAARPPSGMYDAGAAAAAASGARSGTPQSVTSLSEHVLSTTALSERAREVLLEDLALLESYPGRLPARQLKVPATVLYSSDDPVVTASESRRWADWCAQKPRLIDVAAGGHLFHIGNPKVRAIVAATLSADASYDMHAPL, translated from the coding sequence GTGGATGCCGGCATCCACCTGTTTTGCCTGCACCACGCCGGCGGAACCACAGCCAGTTTTGCTGGCTGGCGGTTTGACGGCGTGCATGTCACCAAGCTGGGATACCGCGGCAGGGATTTCCGTTCCGTTGGCGCCGCGGCCGCCCTCATGGCGAAACACATCGCAGGCTCGCAGGCGGGCCAGCTGGCGCTCTGTGGCCACAGCATGGGGGCGGTGCTCGCCTTCGAGGCCGCCCTTCGGCTTCAGGACAGTGGGCGGGTGCTGCACGTCTTCCTCGCAGCCGCGCGGCCGCCGTCGGGAATGTACGACGCCGGTGCTGCCGCGGCAGCCGCTTCCGGCGCCCGGTCCGGGACTCCGCAGTCCGTAACCTCCCTTTCCGAGCACGTGCTCAGCACGACCGCCCTGTCCGAGCGGGCCCGGGAAGTGCTGCTTGAGGATCTGGCATTGTTGGAGAGCTATCCCGGCAGGCTGCCCGCCCGCCAGTTGAAGGTGCCGGCCACAGTTCTCTACAGCTCTGATGATCCTGTGGTTACGGCTTCGGAGTCGCGGCGCTGGGCGGACTGGTGCGCGCAGAAGCCACGATTGATCGATGTCGCGGCCGGGGGCCATCTGTTCCATATCGGCAACCCGAAGGTCAGGGCAATCGTGGCAGCCACTCTGTCCGCCGACGCCAGCTATGACATGCATGCCCCGTTGTGA
- a CDS encoding flavodoxin family protein, translating into MATPAIAVVYYSGSGHTRILADAVVSAAAATGTTTALLRVDELTQESWDFIDQADAIIFGAPTYMGTAPSAFHAFAEKTAGRWAVQKWHNKLGAGFTNAACKAGDKNSTLDYFSTFAAQHGMNWINLGLLPGWKSTKGTENDLNRFGYFNGAAAQTFSDVGVDGVHPADIATAEHLGRRVAEMTAIFAAGKTALDRELVSAGA; encoded by the coding sequence ATGGCCACTCCGGCGATTGCAGTTGTTTATTATTCAGGCTCGGGCCACACCAGGATCCTGGCAGACGCAGTGGTTTCCGCTGCCGCCGCCACCGGAACCACAACGGCTCTCCTGCGCGTGGATGAGCTGACCCAGGAATCCTGGGATTTCATCGACCAGGCAGACGCCATCATTTTCGGAGCCCCAACGTACATGGGAACCGCGCCGTCGGCATTCCATGCGTTCGCCGAGAAGACCGCAGGCCGCTGGGCGGTGCAGAAATGGCACAACAAGCTGGGTGCCGGCTTTACCAATGCCGCCTGCAAGGCTGGTGACAAGAATTCCACCCTGGACTACTTCTCCACTTTCGCAGCCCAGCACGGCATGAACTGGATCAACCTGGGCCTGCTCCCGGGATGGAAGAGCACCAAGGGCACCGAAAACGATCTCAACCGCTTTGGCTACTTCAATGGTGCCGCCGCCCAGACATTCTCGGACGTCGGTGTGGACGGCGTGCACCCCGCAGACATCGCTACCGCCGAGCATCTGGGGCGGCGGGTTGCGGAAATGACCGCTATATTCGCCGCCGGCAAGACCGCCCTTGACCGCGAACTGGTCAGCGCGGGAGCCTAG
- a CDS encoding acyl carrier protein: MEITAMDVVGAIGSTMDELGHMGPDDSFSDLDIDSLSLVEAAVILSNKFGVRVDEFELTEAGSARAAASMVTEKLALQPAI, encoded by the coding sequence ATGGAAATTACAGCTATGGACGTCGTAGGGGCGATTGGGTCCACCATGGACGAGCTCGGCCACATGGGACCGGACGACTCGTTCTCTGACCTTGACATCGATTCACTGTCACTTGTTGAAGCCGCCGTGATCCTTAGCAACAAATTCGGTGTTCGCGTGGATGAATTCGAGCTCACCGAGGCGGGCAGCGCCCGCGCCGCAGCCAGCATGGTCACCGAAAAGCTGGCCCTGCAGCCCGCTATCTAG
- a CDS encoding beta-ketoacyl-ACP synthase III, with protein MSAASAVVRGLGGALPRKVVTNEHLSAVMDTSDEWIRRRTGIEERRHSDETESTSVLATTAGRRALASAGVDSAGLLIVATSTPDKVCPATAPKVAANLGLNGVAAFDVSAVCSGFVYALTTATWAIRSGSVDSALVIGADTFTRLLDPTDRTTSVIFGDGAGAAYLSAGTADDPGAIKASTLHSDGKGETLIQVPEGPGSFFEMQGKEVFTQAVAAMSGSVHTVLASAGWAADDVDSLIAHQANLRILNTVSSVTGIPASRAEVHLDRVGNTSAASIPLAMTDAGTKGHRSPGDKVVLTAFGGGTTWGAIAMTWPSISVVDPH; from the coding sequence ATGAGTGCCGCATCTGCCGTTGTCCGGGGACTGGGTGGCGCACTGCCCAGGAAGGTGGTCACCAACGAGCACCTGTCTGCTGTCATGGACACCTCCGACGAATGGATCAGGCGCAGGACGGGGATCGAGGAACGCCGCCACTCGGACGAAACGGAAAGCACCAGCGTCCTGGCCACCACGGCCGGGCGGCGCGCCTTGGCCAGTGCCGGCGTCGATTCGGCTGGACTCTTAATTGTTGCGACCTCGACGCCGGACAAGGTCTGCCCAGCCACCGCACCCAAGGTGGCGGCGAACCTGGGGTTGAACGGCGTCGCCGCATTCGACGTGTCCGCAGTTTGCTCAGGGTTTGTCTATGCGTTGACTACCGCCACGTGGGCAATCCGTTCGGGATCCGTGGACTCGGCACTCGTAATCGGCGCGGACACCTTTACCCGACTGCTCGATCCGACGGACCGGACCACCTCGGTGATATTCGGAGACGGAGCGGGCGCGGCTTATCTGTCGGCCGGAACAGCAGACGACCCCGGGGCCATCAAGGCGTCAACGCTCCACTCCGATGGCAAGGGCGAAACGCTCATCCAAGTGCCGGAAGGTCCGGGTTCATTCTTTGAGATGCAGGGCAAGGAGGTTTTCACGCAGGCGGTCGCAGCGATGTCCGGTTCCGTGCACACCGTGCTCGCCAGCGCTGGCTGGGCTGCCGATGACGTGGATTCCTTGATTGCACACCAAGCGAACCTTCGGATCCTGAACACCGTTTCTTCCGTGACCGGCATCCCAGCATCCCGGGCCGAGGTCCACCTGGACAGGGTAGGCAATACGTCAGCCGCGTCCATTCCGTTGGCCATGACCGACGCCGGAACCAAAGGCCACAGGAGCCCCGGAGACAAGGTGGTCCTGACTGCCTTTGGCGGAGGAACCACCTGGGGAGCCATTGCCATGACATGGCCATCGATCTCGGTTGTCGACCCGCACTAG
- a CDS encoding AvrD family protein has translation MPLALRSSTHSYASIDELLGDGRGRFFSHGYKTTNPRLRELHVNHTVSESTLTARAALGVEGTWSIKGNSEQTPHLGTTDVLVLAARMAEALLASRYSPELLPAAYVASVTISGGSEPVEGSLGDLECRATLQDLGHASVLRCSVASMTAVLEVAHEHAELGLASVQSPSEEALVGDAGTRLYGGLWAERQVSLLDVVLDPGEGTAHAQLSFRQQPSLSRRLDDRRGLEAAYPQALSAVEYFVASLQLGQVLLYRLDSMNRADSNTLWMRKTRITLSGSCPKNGGGQETGLAARLQKSRLIEKDGGWWRCADVVGTFDGGEVVCSVAHQLPSRVAAVSASVGEKK, from the coding sequence ATGCCTCTTGCCCTGCGCTCCAGCACCCACAGTTACGCCTCCATCGACGAACTCCTGGGCGATGGTCGCGGTCGGTTCTTCAGCCACGGCTACAAGACCACCAACCCAAGGCTGCGGGAACTCCACGTGAACCATACGGTCTCCGAATCCACGCTCACGGCCCGCGCCGCTCTTGGCGTTGAAGGTACGTGGTCCATCAAGGGGAACTCGGAGCAAACCCCACACCTTGGCACCACGGATGTCCTTGTTTTGGCTGCCAGGATGGCGGAGGCTTTGTTGGCCAGCCGGTATTCTCCCGAACTGCTGCCTGCGGCCTACGTGGCGTCGGTGACCATCTCGGGTGGCAGCGAGCCTGTGGAAGGTTCGCTGGGCGATCTCGAATGCCGGGCGACGCTGCAGGATCTGGGACACGCTTCGGTTCTTCGGTGCTCTGTTGCGTCCATGACCGCGGTACTGGAAGTAGCCCACGAGCACGCCGAGCTCGGGCTCGCGTCAGTCCAGTCGCCGTCCGAGGAAGCTTTGGTGGGTGACGCCGGCACACGTCTCTACGGTGGGCTGTGGGCAGAACGGCAGGTCTCGCTGCTGGACGTCGTCCTGGATCCCGGTGAAGGAACCGCCCACGCGCAGCTCTCATTCCGCCAGCAGCCCTCTCTGAGCCGACGCCTGGATGACCGCCGCGGGCTGGAGGCCGCCTACCCGCAGGCGCTGTCCGCCGTCGAGTACTTTGTTGCCTCGCTGCAGCTGGGACAGGTTCTCCTGTACCGGCTCGATTCCATGAACCGCGCGGACAGCAACACATTGTGGATGCGCAAAACCCGCATCACACTCAGCGGCTCCTGCCCGAAGAATGGGGGCGGGCAGGAGACCGGCCTGGCGGCGCGGCTGCAGAAGAGCCGGTTGATCGAAAAGGACGGCGGATGGTGGCGCTGCGCTGACGTCGTAGGAACGTTCGACGGCGGCGAAGTAGTTTGCAGCGTTGCTCACCAACTGCCATCCCGGGTTGCGGCAGTGAGCGCTTCCGTGGGGGAAAAGAAATGA
- a CDS encoding alpha/beta hydrolase, producing MAYITVGNENSTEIELYYEDHGTGQPVVLIHGYPLDGSSWEKQTAALLDAGYRVITYDRRGFGKSSKPTVGYDYDTFAADLKTLLETLDLNDAVLVGFSMGTGEVARYISTYGSSRVAKAVFLGSLEPFMLKTDDNPDGVPQDVFDGLYQAAKADRYAFFTDFFKNFYNSDTFLGTERLSQESVDASWNLASQSGAFASVAAQPTWLTDFRADIPKIDVPALIVHGTADNILPIDVTGRRFKDALPSAEYQEIEGAPHGLLWTHGAEINQALLDFLKK from the coding sequence TTGGCTTACATCACCGTCGGAAACGAAAACAGCACTGAGATCGAGCTTTATTACGAGGACCATGGGACGGGCCAGCCAGTGGTCCTTATCCACGGGTATCCGCTGGACGGTTCATCCTGGGAGAAGCAAACTGCCGCCCTTCTCGATGCCGGCTACCGTGTCATTACCTATGACCGCCGAGGCTTCGGTAAATCCAGCAAGCCCACGGTGGGCTACGACTATGACACCTTTGCCGCGGACCTCAAGACCCTCCTGGAAACCCTGGACCTGAACGATGCCGTGTTGGTTGGCTTCTCCATGGGCACCGGCGAGGTTGCACGCTACATCAGCACCTACGGCTCCTCGCGCGTGGCGAAGGCCGTCTTCCTGGGTTCGTTGGAGCCGTTCATGCTGAAGACCGATGACAACCCGGACGGCGTTCCCCAGGATGTCTTCGATGGCCTGTACCAGGCCGCCAAGGCCGACCGCTATGCCTTCTTTACCGACTTCTTCAAGAACTTCTATAACAGCGATACTTTCCTGGGCACAGAGCGCCTCAGCCAGGAATCCGTGGACGCCAGCTGGAACCTTGCCAGCCAGTCGGGCGCTTTTGCTTCCGTGGCCGCCCAGCCCACGTGGCTGACGGACTTCCGCGCGGACATCCCCAAGATCGATGTTCCAGCGCTGATCGTCCACGGCACCGCGGACAACATCCTCCCCATCGACGTCACGGGCCGCCGCTTCAAGGATGCGCTGCCCAGCGCCGAGTACCAGGAGATCGAGGGCGCACCCCACGGTCTGTTGTGGACCCACGGCGCCGAGATCAACCAAGCCTTGCTGGACTTCCTCAAGAAATAG
- a CDS encoding CYTH and CHAD domain-containing protein — protein MATSSNLEAERKFDVDPSTPLPTLEKIDGVARVGEPATHSLEAVYFDTGDLALAARGITLRRRTGGPDAGWHLKLPHSPGRRTEIHAPLGQADTAPVELMDRILAYTRGHAVIAVATLKTERTSYPLYQDDGGRVAEFVDDHVRALVSLGDSSEQQWREWEVELNGSGHADNGDDILEAVAAQLTQTGASPSERTSKLATALGDSWPRAKGSGREVPSRKGPAVVPVLNYLDAQVAKLILQDAHVRMNRDDAVHKMRSLTRRIRSVLHSYRKLLKGSPVQELELELKSLAKTLGRYRDVEVLHERLRNDVDELPLKLVMGPLHAELDERMKVRADTAMAAIRTRLNSPRYFRLLDELEAFLDSPAIAPRGTGPARKTTAKLVNKAVKRLAKRHDAAVGAGVGPSRDSAFHEVRKTAKKLRFAAATAESVHGKRAAKLADAAHDVQTTLGEHQDSAMARAELLMLGSASGAGNSAFTYGLLHAAERAKADAAQQEYLRSGKKARKLRLKK, from the coding sequence ATGGCAACGTCCAGCAACCTAGAGGCAGAGCGGAAGTTCGACGTCGATCCTTCCACGCCGCTTCCCACGCTGGAAAAGATCGACGGCGTGGCCCGGGTGGGAGAGCCAGCCACTCATAGCCTGGAAGCTGTCTATTTCGACACCGGTGATCTCGCGCTTGCTGCACGCGGAATCACGTTGCGGCGACGCACGGGAGGTCCCGACGCCGGCTGGCACCTCAAGCTTCCCCACAGTCCCGGACGTCGCACCGAAATCCACGCGCCCTTGGGCCAGGCCGATACCGCGCCTGTGGAACTGATGGATCGGATTCTTGCCTACACTCGCGGACACGCAGTCATTGCAGTTGCCACCCTCAAGACCGAACGCACCAGCTACCCCCTCTATCAAGACGACGGCGGCCGGGTGGCGGAGTTCGTGGATGACCACGTGCGGGCACTTGTTTCCCTGGGGGATTCCAGTGAACAGCAGTGGCGCGAATGGGAAGTGGAACTCAACGGTAGCGGGCACGCGGACAACGGCGATGACATCCTGGAGGCCGTTGCGGCCCAGCTCACACAGACCGGGGCAAGCCCCAGCGAACGGACTTCCAAACTGGCAACAGCCTTGGGAGACTCCTGGCCGCGGGCAAAGGGGAGTGGCCGCGAGGTCCCCAGCCGCAAAGGCCCGGCCGTGGTTCCCGTACTGAACTACCTCGACGCCCAGGTGGCCAAGTTGATCCTGCAGGACGCGCATGTACGAATGAACCGGGATGATGCCGTCCACAAGATGCGCTCATTGACACGGCGGATCCGCTCCGTGCTCCACAGCTACCGCAAGCTTCTCAAGGGTTCCCCGGTTCAGGAACTTGAGCTCGAACTGAAATCATTGGCCAAGACGCTCGGACGCTACAGGGACGTGGAGGTCCTTCATGAGCGGCTCCGCAACGACGTGGACGAGCTGCCTTTGAAGCTCGTTATGGGTCCTCTTCATGCTGAGCTCGATGAGCGAATGAAGGTTCGGGCGGACACCGCCATGGCGGCTATCAGGACACGGCTCAACAGCCCCCGCTATTTCCGGCTCCTTGACGAGCTCGAAGCCTTCCTGGACTCTCCCGCTATTGCGCCGCGAGGAACGGGGCCGGCCCGCAAGACCACTGCGAAACTGGTCAACAAAGCGGTCAAACGCCTCGCCAAACGCCACGACGCAGCGGTGGGTGCCGGCGTCGGGCCTTCACGTGACTCGGCTTTTCACGAGGTCCGCAAAACCGCCAAGAAGCTGCGCTTCGCCGCGGCCACCGCTGAAAGTGTCCACGGGAAGCGCGCCGCAAAGCTCGCGGATGCCGCCCATGATGTCCAGACCACTTTGGGTGAGCATCAGGACAGCGCCATGGCCCGCGCCGAGCTTTTGATGCTGGGGTCTGCCTCCGGTGCCGGTAACAGCGCCTTCACCTACGGCCTGCTTCATGCTGCCGAACGCGCAAAGGCCGACGCCGCGCAGCAGGAGTATCTGCGTAGCGGCAAGAAAGCCCGGAAGCTTCGCCTCAAGAAGTAG
- a CDS encoding SRPBCC family protein, translated as MATVNKTIEVDVPVSVAYNQWTQFETFPEFMNGVESVEQIDDTALHFATNVGGVKREYNAQIIEQVPDSLVSWASVDGPRNAGTVTFEPLDAGHTRVNVEIEWEPDTLAEKAGSAVGADSLRVGADLDKFKKFIEAQGHETGAWRGTVSGGDVDEAGGALA; from the coding sequence ATGGCTACCGTCAATAAAACGATCGAAGTAGATGTACCCGTGTCCGTTGCCTACAACCAGTGGACGCAGTTCGAGACTTTTCCCGAGTTCATGAACGGGGTGGAGTCCGTGGAGCAAATCGATGATACGGCGCTCCACTTCGCAACCAACGTGGGTGGCGTGAAGCGCGAATACAACGCCCAAATCATCGAGCAGGTGCCTGATTCCCTGGTCAGCTGGGCCAGCGTGGACGGCCCGCGCAACGCAGGAACGGTCACTTTTGAACCATTGGACGCCGGGCACACCCGCGTCAACGTGGAGATCGAATGGGAGCCGGACACCCTGGCCGAAAAAGCCGGCTCGGCAGTCGGAGCCGACAGTTTGCGCGTCGGCGCTGACCTGGACAAGTTCAAGAAGTTCATCGAGGCCCAAGGACATGAGACCGGAGCCTGGCGTGGCACCGTATCCGGTGGCGATGTGGACGAAGCCGGAGGAGCATTGGCTTAA
- a CDS encoding PRC-barrel domain containing protein yields MILTDMLGRDVVDSSGDRLGEVSDVRFALDSAPTQLLSQARVVGIIVSPRTATSFLGYERQGMTQPWPVAQLLRWWHRGSFLVLWGDIAMMGSREVVLRPDFVAYESGLPR; encoded by the coding sequence ATGATCCTGACTGACATGCTGGGCCGTGATGTGGTGGATAGCAGTGGCGACCGGCTTGGAGAGGTTTCAGACGTCCGCTTCGCGCTGGACTCTGCGCCAACCCAGCTTCTGAGCCAGGCCCGCGTGGTGGGCATCATTGTGAGTCCGCGGACGGCGACTTCTTTCCTCGGGTATGAGCGGCAAGGTATGACGCAGCCATGGCCCGTGGCGCAGCTGTTGCGTTGGTGGCACCGAGGATCGTTCCTGGTGCTGTGGGGGGACATCGCGATGATGGGCTCACGGGAGGTGGTGCTTCGTCCGGACTTCGTGGCCTACGAATCGGGGTTGCCACGATAG
- a CDS encoding Nramp family divalent metal transporter: MKRLLGVALGILTAIGGFVDIGDLVTNAVVGSRFGLSLAWVVVVGVVGICLFANMSGRVAAVSGRATFEVIRERMGPRAGLANLGASFLINLMTVTAEIGGIALALQLASGVGYLLWVPVALLAVWLVIWRVKFKIMENVTGLLGLSLVVFAVALFLLKPDWGVLASQAFTPSVPQEEGSGVYWYYAIALFGAAMTPYEVFFFSSGAVEEHWSVKDLLQTRMNVLLGFPLGGFLSVAIAACAAVVLLPAEISVTTLSQVVLPVAQAGGQLALAVLIVGLVAATFGAALETTLSSGYTLAQFFGWSWGKFRRPAQAARFHLSMIVVLLAGVAVLATGVDPILVTEYSVVFSAIALPLTYLPILIVANDPQYMGKHVNNRAVNIAGLVYLVIILAASLAAIPLMIATGAGA, from the coding sequence GTGAAACGGCTCCTCGGTGTTGCACTTGGCATCCTGACGGCGATCGGGGGCTTTGTTGACATCGGGGATTTGGTGACCAACGCCGTGGTGGGTTCCCGCTTTGGGCTGTCCTTGGCGTGGGTGGTGGTGGTCGGCGTCGTCGGAATCTGCCTCTTTGCCAATATGTCCGGCAGGGTGGCGGCCGTATCCGGCAGGGCTACCTTCGAGGTGATTCGTGAACGCATGGGCCCGCGCGCCGGGCTGGCCAACCTTGGCGCTTCCTTCCTGATCAACCTGATGACGGTTACGGCTGAGATCGGCGGCATCGCGTTGGCCCTTCAGTTGGCCAGCGGCGTGGGTTACTTGCTCTGGGTCCCAGTCGCGCTGCTGGCTGTCTGGCTTGTGATTTGGCGCGTGAAGTTCAAGATCATGGAGAACGTCACCGGGCTCCTGGGACTCTCCCTGGTGGTATTTGCGGTGGCGCTTTTCCTGCTCAAGCCCGATTGGGGTGTCCTGGCCAGCCAGGCGTTCACGCCCTCGGTACCGCAGGAGGAGGGCTCCGGCGTGTACTGGTATTACGCCATCGCGCTGTTCGGAGCAGCCATGACACCCTACGAGGTCTTCTTCTTCTCTTCTGGCGCTGTGGAGGAACACTGGAGCGTCAAGGACTTACTGCAGACCCGTATGAACGTCCTTCTCGGTTTCCCGCTCGGCGGGTTCCTTTCCGTGGCGATCGCCGCCTGCGCCGCCGTCGTTCTGCTGCCTGCGGAGATCAGCGTCACCACGCTCTCGCAAGTGGTTTTACCGGTCGCCCAGGCCGGAGGCCAGCTTGCCTTGGCAGTGCTGATTGTGGGCCTTGTGGCCGCCACATTCGGCGCGGCGCTGGAGACCACGCTTTCCAGCGGCTACACCTTGGCACAGTTCTTCGGATGGTCCTGGGGCAAGTTCCGGCGCCCGGCGCAGGCCGCCAGGTTCCATCTGTCCATGATCGTGGTCCTGCTGGCGGGCGTCGCAGTCCTCGCCACCGGCGTAGACCCCATCCTGGTGACGGAATACTCGGTGGTGTTCTCCGCGATCGCCTTGCCCCTCACGTATTTGCCGATCCTGATCGTCGCCAACGATCCGCAATATATGGGCAAGCACGTCAACAACCGTGCCGTGAACATCGCTGGACTGGTGTATTTGGTGATCATTCTTGCCGCGTCCCTGGCCGCAATTCCGCTCATGATCGCGACAGGGGCAGGCGCATGA
- a CDS encoding IclR family transcriptional regulator, translating to MSTQSVVTAIRVLEAVSDNQPAGLSELSREVDVPKATVLRMLRTLAELGWVAQSEAQSGKWVLTNHAFAVASRGSSGSVIRDAAMGPLNALQLDTTETVHLAVPDRGYMLIIERLDTPHVLRAFLPLGSRLPMHASSTGIAYLSAADDAIVDEYLATPLEALTPQTVVDPAQLRAMIGETRARGYSINEQGLSTGITSIGVPLLGPGGVAAGSISISGPSSRIVPAKYQEYGEAAAGTAREISQALGAFSAKRY from the coding sequence ATGAGTACGCAGAGTGTGGTCACGGCGATCAGGGTTCTTGAAGCCGTATCGGACAACCAGCCGGCAGGCCTGTCTGAGCTGAGCCGTGAGGTGGACGTCCCTAAGGCCACGGTCCTTCGGATGTTGAGGACCCTGGCCGAACTGGGTTGGGTTGCTCAATCTGAAGCCCAGTCGGGAAAGTGGGTTTTGACCAACCATGCTTTTGCCGTGGCCAGCCGGGGCAGCAGCGGATCTGTCATCCGCGACGCCGCCATGGGCCCGCTGAACGCATTGCAGTTGGACACCACGGAAACTGTCCACCTTGCTGTCCCTGACCGCGGGTACATGCTCATCATCGAGCGCCTGGACACGCCCCATGTCCTGAGGGCCTTCCTTCCGTTGGGATCCCGGCTGCCGATGCATGCGTCCTCCACCGGGATTGCCTACTTGTCCGCCGCTGATGACGCAATCGTGGATGAATATCTGGCCACACCCCTTGAAGCCCTGACGCCGCAAACCGTGGTTGACCCCGCGCAACTCCGGGCGATGATTGGAGAAACCCGTGCCCGCGGCTATTCCATCAACGAACAAGGCCTCAGCACGGGAATTACCTCAATTGGAGTTCCCTTGTTGGGCCCGGGCGGCGTAGCAGCAGGATCAATCTCCATCTCCGGGCCGTCAAGCAGGATTGTGCCCGCCAAATACCAGGAATATGGCGAGGCCGCAGCGGGTACGGCGCGGGAGATCAGCCAGGCCCTCGGAGCGTTTTCCGCGAAGAGGTACTAA